The following are encoded in a window of Chitinophagaceae bacterium genomic DNA:
- a CDS encoding sorbosone dehydrogenase family protein — MVRKKYNVLFLFLVLLQFTAAGQETNLFKKYDLDKITLPPGFSISVFAEVPNARSMCWGEKGTLFVGNRSKDKVYAVLDDNKDGKAEKVFVIDDRLNMPNGVAFRKGSLYVAEVNRILRYDGIENRLGNPPEPVVVNDKLPSDKHHGWKFIAFGPDDKLYVPVGAPCNICEKENEIYASLSRMNPDGSGLEVYASGIRNTVGFDWHPATKELWFTENGRDNMGDDMPAEELNHAPKKGMHFGFPYCHQGDTPDPEFGNKRNCSEFTPPAKKLMPHAAALGMRFYTGKMFLPEYRNQVFIAEHGSWNRSEKSGYRVTMIRLENNKVVQYVPFATGWLNNNGKVTGRPVDIEIAADGAMLVSDDARGAIYRIVFSN, encoded by the coding sequence ATGGTTCGCAAGAAATACAATGTTCTTTTTTTGTTCCTGGTGCTGCTGCAGTTCACCGCTGCCGGCCAGGAAACCAACCTCTTTAAAAAGTATGACCTGGACAAGATCACGTTGCCCCCCGGGTTCAGTATCTCTGTTTTTGCAGAAGTGCCAAATGCCCGGAGCATGTGCTGGGGTGAAAAAGGGACCTTGTTCGTAGGCAACCGGTCAAAAGATAAAGTGTATGCTGTACTTGATGACAATAAAGACGGCAAAGCAGAAAAGGTATTTGTTATTGATGACAGATTGAATATGCCGAATGGTGTGGCTTTCCGCAAGGGAAGCCTGTATGTGGCAGAAGTGAACCGCATACTGCGGTATGATGGTATTGAGAACAGGTTAGGCAACCCGCCGGAACCGGTTGTAGTGAATGATAAACTTCCTTCCGACAAACATCATGGCTGGAAATTCATTGCATTTGGTCCCGATGATAAATTATACGTACCTGTTGGCGCACCCTGCAATATCTGTGAAAAGGAAAATGAGATCTATGCGTCTCTGTCACGCATGAACCCGGATGGCAGCGGGCTTGAAGTGTATGCATCGGGCATCCGTAATACGGTGGGGTTTGACTGGCACCCGGCAACAAAAGAATTATGGTTCACGGAAAATGGCCGTGATAATATGGGGGATGATATGCCGGCCGAAGAGTTGAACCATGCACCAAAAAAAGGGATGCATTTTGGTTTTCCTTATTGCCACCAGGGCGATACACCCGATCCTGAATTTGGCAATAAGCGGAACTGTTCTGAATTTACCCCGCCGGCAAAAAAACTGATGCCGCATGCGGCTGCCCTGGGGATGCGCTTTTATACCGGGAAGATGTTCTTACCGGAATACAGGAACCAGGTCTTTATTGCGGAACATGGAAGCTGGAACCGCAGCGAAAAAAGCGGCTACCGGGTAACGATGATCCGGCTGGAAAATAATAAAGTGGTTCAGTATGTTCCTTTTGCTACGGGCTGGTTGAACAATAACGGAAAGGTAACGGGCCGCCCGGTTGACATTGAAATTGCTGCCGACGGCGCCATGCTGGTAAGCGATGATGCAAGAGGCGCCATTTACAGAATTGTATTCAGCAATTAG
- a CDS encoding GNAT family N-acetyltransferase — MPVFETNRLLICRFTAGDAPFILELLNDPSWIRYIGDKNIRTLEDARQYIKNGPQKSYARLGFGLYAVKLKTDGRPIGMCGLLQRDTLEHADIGFAFLPGYTGKGYAFESAEAILKHAHAVLGMKRILAITSPENISSIALLEKLGFNFTKLIRLSVDADELRLFEKAAG, encoded by the coding sequence ATGCCCGTTTTTGAAACCAACCGCTTATTGATCTGCAGGTTCACAGCCGGTGATGCCCCCTTCATCCTTGAGTTGCTGAATGATCCATCCTGGATCCGCTACATCGGCGACAAGAATATACGGACCCTGGAAGATGCCAGGCAATATATCAAAAATGGCCCACAAAAAAGTTATGCCCGGCTTGGTTTCGGACTATACGCAGTTAAATTAAAAACCGACGGCAGGCCCATCGGCATGTGCGGACTGCTGCAACGTGATACACTGGAACATGCAGACATTGGCTTTGCTTTTTTACCCGGGTACACCGGGAAGGGCTATGCTTTTGAATCGGCCGAAGCCATATTAAAACATGCCCATGCTGTGTTAGGCATGAAACGCATACTGGCCATTACTTCTCCCGAAAACATCAGCTCGATCGCTTTGCTGGAAAAGCTTGGTTTTAATTTCACAAAGCTGATAAGGCTTTCCGTTGATGCGGATGAGCTCAGGCTGTTTGAAAAAGCAGCCGGATAA
- a CDS encoding peptidylprolyl isomerase, producing the protein MKLLLLLLAVILFSCQEKYKNPHVLIETQLGDIEVELFPEKAPATVAAFLS; encoded by the coding sequence ATGAAGCTTCTACTCTTACTGCTGGCGGTCATATTATTTTCCTGCCAGGAAAAATATAAGAACCCACATGTACTCATAGAAACGCAACTGGGCGATATAGAAGTGGAACTTTTCCCGGAAAAAGCACCCGCCACGGTAGCTGCTTTTTTATCGTAA
- a CDS encoding acyltransferase gives MHVFFTGIVFVTIIAAPTVPSMLSAFNSQKFRFWSFVSMFLLVFVHGYNLNLSYLQPWTMPGEPMTVTAFTEYWLANGIFRFRIPMLFIISGYLFARSDHTPYKQRSAKRVKTLLYPYLIWSAVGLLLTFVLELFPYSRDIVARTHMMQLDENRVLLQQYQWYEVLARWIFFPVSYQLWFIRVLLIYNLAYPALRYCVTHPVARWIFFSIAVLLWLSTAGFIIAEGEGLLFFSLGIWMQKTNFDIDAPGKWLQLKWWFVVFTVLSIAKTILAFQAPFNGIELVLLLMHKLVVLSGLICAWYGCNALVKYCMGKSWFVWLSAFSFMIYVLHAPGVVYATQAVFLHVRDWAGYRMLTFILLPLCLIALSVITGALLRKFLPGLYRFVTGGRGLG, from the coding sequence ATGCACGTTTTTTTCACAGGTATTGTTTTTGTAACTATTATTGCAGCACCAACGGTACCTTCCATGTTATCTGCCTTTAACTCACAAAAATTCAGGTTCTGGTCTTTTGTATCCATGTTCTTACTGGTATTTGTGCATGGGTACAATCTTAACCTCAGTTATTTGCAGCCATGGACCATGCCCGGCGAACCGATGACCGTTACCGCATTTACAGAATACTGGCTGGCCAACGGGATCTTCCGTTTCCGCATACCGATGTTGTTCATCATATCGGGTTACCTGTTTGCACGAAGCGATCATACGCCGTATAAACAGCGGTCGGCCAAACGGGTAAAGACCTTACTGTATCCTTATTTGATATGGAGCGCCGTTGGTTTGTTGCTGACTTTTGTGCTGGAATTATTTCCTTACAGCAGGGATATTGTTGCCCGCACACACATGATGCAACTGGATGAGAACCGGGTCTTGCTACAGCAGTATCAGTGGTACGAAGTACTGGCCAGGTGGATATTTTTCCCCGTCTCTTACCAGTTATGGTTCATCCGGGTATTGCTCATTTATAACCTGGCATACCCTGCACTGCGATACTGTGTAACCCACCCCGTTGCCCGATGGATATTCTTTTCCATTGCCGTTCTGCTTTGGCTTTCCACGGCCGGTTTTATCATTGCCGAAGGAGAGGGATTGTTGTTCTTTTCCCTGGGCATATGGATGCAGAAGACCAATTTTGATATTGATGCTCCGGGTAAGTGGCTGCAGTTAAAATGGTGGTTTGTTGTTTTTACAGTTCTTTCCATTGCGAAAACAATACTGGCTTTCCAGGCGCCGTTCAACGGTATTGAGCTTGTATTGTTGCTGATGCATAAGCTGGTTGTATTAAGCGGGTTGATCTGTGCCTGGTATGGCTGCAATGCGCTGGTGAAATACTGCATGGGCAAAAGCTGGTTTGTATGGCTTTCTGCCTTCTCTTTTATGATATATGTATTGCATGCACCCGGGGTGGTATATGCCACGCAGGCTGTTTTTCTCCACGTCCGCGATTGGGCTGGATACCGGATGCTCACCTTTATTTTGTTGCCTTTATGTCTTATTGCCTTATCCGTGATCACCGGTGCCTTACTCCGGAAGTTCCTGCCCGGGCTTTACCGTTTTGTGACCGGCGGCAGGGGACTGGGTTGA
- a CDS encoding CDP-alcohol phosphatidyltransferase family protein — translation MKKTAHKKAWYLVNGITMYRIVAAPFLLVLLFTGHYNLFKWLLGVSFFTDLIDGYLARKFKVASVLGTKLDSIGDDLTILVAMTALFYMKWTFIKQQRVLFIIMFSLFLVQTTYALIRYGKITSFHTYLAKAAALVQGVFLLLFFFTDEPSLFLFYAAAIITILELAEETILVRLLPAWEINVKGIYWVLKRKRQEGKGNPAPS, via the coding sequence ATGAAAAAAACTGCACACAAAAAAGCCTGGTACCTGGTAAATGGCATCACGATGTACCGGATCGTTGCCGCTCCTTTTTTACTGGTTTTGCTATTTACGGGTCATTACAATTTATTCAAATGGTTATTGGGTGTAAGTTTTTTTACAGACCTGATAGATGGCTACCTGGCCAGGAAATTCAAAGTGGCCAGCGTATTGGGCACCAAACTTGATTCCATTGGTGATGACCTGACCATACTGGTTGCCATGACCGCTTTATTTTATATGAAGTGGACATTCATTAAACAGCAAAGAGTTCTGTTCATCATCATGTTCTCCCTTTTCCTGGTTCAAACCACCTATGCACTTATCCGCTATGGAAAGATCACCAGCTTTCACACATACCTTGCCAAGGCCGCAGCCCTGGTTCAGGGTGTTTTCCTGTTACTTTTTTTCTTTACCGATGAACCCAGTCTTTTTTTATTTTATGCAGCAGCCATCATTACCATACTGGAATTAGCAGAAGAGACCATCCTGGTGCGCCTGTTACCTGCCTGGGAGATAAATGTGAAAGGCATTTACTGGGTACTGAAAAGGAAAAGGCAGGAAGGAAAAGGGAACCCGGCCCCTTCATAA
- a CDS encoding hydrogenase: protein MNDQTSRRLKMLGMLLFLLGLLTGLLIMEMKNTRMGLAAHLEGVMNGTFLVVAGFVWNELRISAGLRKILFWTLLYGTFVNWLFTLLSAILGTSRMTPISGAGYSGTELNENLVSAGLVTVALTMVFSLAVIIYGLRGKV from the coding sequence ATGAACGATCAAACTTCCAGGAGGCTGAAAATGCTTGGCATGCTTTTATTCCTGCTTGGTTTATTAACCGGGCTACTCATCATGGAAATGAAAAATACCCGGATGGGCCTGGCGGCCCACCTGGAAGGCGTTATGAACGGAACATTTTTAGTGGTGGCAGGCTTTGTGTGGAATGAATTAAGGATTTCTGCAGGGTTAAGGAAAATACTTTTCTGGACCTTGCTGTACGGCACATTCGTGAACTGGCTTTTTACATTGCTGTCGGCCATTTTAGGAACATCCCGGATGACCCCCATTTCAGGAGCCGGGTACTCCGGAACAGAACTGAATGAGAACCTGGTTTCTGCGGGCCTGGTAACCGTGGCGCTGACAATGGTATTTTCATTGGCAGTGATCATTTACGGTCTAAGGGGCAAAGTGTGA
- a CDS encoding DsrE family protein, which produces MRKISTLIFACIVCLAGFSQTSNLDSILAVRKFQKDSSLKAAMHADSMKIEKEYKEKERWDRIEARAQYPVLKAGEFSGIIPVSDITESPDPTLDYKLLFELTDLNPDSTAKEVNYGISEVARVINLHVAAGVPVKKITPVLVVHAGALKAFGTNEYYRSKFKTDNPNLKALEELKKLGAKFIMCGQAMTFLNIQKEDLVPEAKVSLTAQTVISSYQLKGYLLWWGGAGKH; this is translated from the coding sequence ATGCGAAAGATCTCAACGCTCATTTTTGCCTGCATCGTCTGCCTGGCTGGTTTTTCTCAAACATCCAATTTAGACAGCATATTGGCTGTTCGAAAATTTCAAAAAGACAGTTCCCTGAAGGCGGCTATGCATGCAGATTCCATGAAGATCGAAAAAGAGTACAAGGAAAAGGAAAGGTGGGACAGGATAGAAGCCCGTGCCCAGTATCCTGTTTTAAAGGCAGGTGAATTCTCGGGTATCATACCGGTGAGCGATATAACCGAGTCGCCGGACCCAACCCTGGATTATAAGCTGTTGTTTGAGTTGACCGATCTCAACCCCGATTCTACGGCCAAAGAGGTGAACTACGGGATCAGTGAAGTGGCCCGGGTCATCAACCTGCATGTGGCTGCCGGCGTGCCGGTTAAAAAAATAACCCCGGTGCTGGTGGTGCACGCCGGTGCATTAAAAGCCTTTGGTACCAATGAATATTACCGGTCAAAGTTCAAAACAGATAACCCAAACCTGAAGGCGCTTGAAGAACTTAAAAAACTGGGCGCAAAGTTCATCATGTGCGGGCAAGCGATGACATTCCTGAATATTCAAAAAGAAGACCTGGTCCCCGAAGCAAAGGTTTCGCTTACGGCGCAAACGGTCATCTCATCTTACCAGTTGAAGGGTTATTTACTGTGGTGGGGTGGTGCAGGCAAGCATTAG
- a CDS encoding PQQ-dependent sugar dehydrogenase: MPHDLVYGPDNNIWFTERFAGKVSFVNPATSVKTTVLTLGSSMVQVGGQDGLMGLALHPEFMTGKPYVYISYTYQSLSSTVRKTRIARYTYNSTTQVLESPVTVLQDIPGSNDHNSARIAIGPDQKLYYSVGDMGAGQFDNISRVNNAQNLNIYEGKILRLNTEADGLGSFIPTDNPNGNAVYSFGHRNPQGLVWGNVNGTNILYSDEHGPYSDDEINIIETGRNYGWPNVIGWCDGNYNGRTTGGYTIVNEQNNCATLNAKEPLRSLFPSSNPPSGGDNMQWPSVAPSGADFYGSNAIPGWQNSLLITNLKKGTVARYKLSNDGQGIISDTTHYFRGLGRFRDVVVSADGMKIYVACDSSGSTSGPTGGVTTTPANPGSILEFTYEPPAPIAPLYTNQVKEELKDRSIDVYPNPASTYFIVYNYKDAGSRMIELADMNGRIVARKRSAAMATRMETSLLPNGLYILRVTDDKGKMIRAEKVIIQH; encoded by the coding sequence ATGCCGCATGACCTGGTTTATGGCCCCGATAATAATATCTGGTTCACCGAAAGATTTGCGGGTAAAGTAAGTTTTGTAAACCCGGCAACAAGTGTAAAGACCACGGTACTCACATTGGGTTCATCCATGGTTCAGGTTGGTGGACAGGATGGGCTGATGGGACTTGCACTGCACCCGGAGTTCATGACCGGAAAGCCGTATGTTTATATTTCCTACACCTATCAATCTCTCAGCAGCACCGTACGCAAAACAAGAATTGCAAGGTATACCTACAATTCAACCACGCAGGTACTGGAATCTCCTGTGACGGTATTGCAGGATATTCCCGGCAGCAACGACCACAACTCTGCCCGCATCGCCATAGGACCTGACCAGAAATTATATTATTCTGTTGGCGACATGGGCGCCGGCCAGTTTGATAATATTAGCCGGGTGAACAATGCACAAAACCTGAATATCTATGAAGGAAAGATCCTGAGGCTGAATACCGAAGCGGATGGTTTGGGTTCATTTATACCAACCGATAACCCGAACGGCAATGCCGTTTATTCATTTGGCCATCGCAATCCGCAGGGATTGGTCTGGGGCAATGTAAACGGTACTAATATCCTGTACAGTGATGAGCATGGCCCTTACAGCGATGACGAGATCAATATAATAGAAACCGGGCGCAATTATGGATGGCCCAATGTGATCGGCTGGTGTGATGGCAACTATAACGGAAGGACGACCGGTGGCTATACCATTGTTAATGAACAGAACAACTGTGCAACGCTGAATGCAAAAGAACCATTACGTTCTTTATTCCCTTCCAGCAATCCCCCGTCGGGTGGTGATAATATGCAGTGGCCATCGGTGGCGCCATCGGGTGCAGATTTTTACGGCAGCAATGCCATTCCCGGGTGGCAAAACTCCCTGCTCATAACCAATCTGAAAAAAGGGACCGTGGCCAGGTATAAACTGAGCAACGACGGGCAGGGCATCATTTCCGATACCACCCATTATTTCCGTGGACTGGGCAGGTTCAGGGATGTGGTTGTATCGGCTGATGGTATGAAAATATATGTTGCCTGTGATTCCAGCGGATCCACTTCGGGTCCAACAGGTGGTGTTACAACAACGCCGGCGAACCCGGGCAGTATCCTTGAGTTTACGTATGAACCGCCTGCTCCTATTGCGCCGCTTTATACGAACCAGGTTAAAGAAGAACTGAAAGACAGGAGTATTGATGTGTATCCCAACCCGGCAAGCACCTACTTCATTGTATACAATTACAAAGATGCCGGCAGCCGGATGATCGAACTGGCAGACATGAATGGCAGGATCGTTGCCCGGAAAAGATCAGCAGCCATGGCCACCCGGATGGAAACAAGCCTATTGCCCAATGGGCTTTATATCCTGCGGGTAACAGACGATAAAGGCAAAATGATCCGCGCTGAAAAAGTTATTATTCAGCATTAA
- a CDS encoding peptidylprolyl isomerase has protein sequence MKTEELPSDNNTGIIQGGIWQTKPGLKPAIPGIRHEPTGESGLTHQSGTISLARTTPGSAGTEFFICIGDQSPLDQGRRGTEDGLGFAAFGKVVKGMPVVRKIQGQESHGDKFDEKIVINKIARM, from the coding sequence TTGAAAACAGAAGAATTGCCCAGCGATAACAATACCGGGATCATACAGGGAGGTATCTGGCAAACAAAACCCGGGTTAAAACCGGCCATTCCGGGTATCAGGCATGAGCCTACCGGAGAATCGGGACTAACCCACCAATCGGGTACCATATCCCTTGCCCGCACCACTCCCGGCAGCGCAGGCACCGAGTTTTTCATCTGCATCGGCGACCAAAGCCCCCTTGACCAGGGCCGCCGGGGAACCGAAGACGGACTGGGCTTTGCCGCGTTTGGTAAAGTGGTTAAAGGAATGCCCGTGGTAAGAAAGATACAGGGACAAGAAAGCCACGGAGATAAATTTGATGAAAAGATCGTCATCAATAAAATAGCAAGAATGTAA
- a CDS encoding fibronectin type III domain-containing protein, whose translation MKKIIASLVSFFLLLSHANAQTCTGTGRINYQRWNNISGSAVSNLTSNVNYPNNPSVTGTRTTLEMPTNQGSNLGIRMYGYICPPTTGNYIFWIASDASGELWISTTSSSANKVRRAYNTSSTNSRQWNKYSTQKSVAIALTAGQLYYVEALMKESSGSDNLAVGWAKPGQSTSSPSQVVPGSSLVAQLPDTQAPTAPTNLASSAITQNSFTLSWTASTDNVAVTGYDVYQDGVKINAANITGTSYNVSGLTAATTYGYYVKAKDAAGNASANSSTLNVTTSSPDLTPPSEPTNLQSSIITQTSFTLKWTASTDNIAVAGYDVYRDGVKLNASLITTTTYNVSGLVTATTYSMTVKAKDAAGNESAASAALPVTTLISESPSETFTMRTIRLTSGCRMTWFMAPIIISGSPKDLRVK comes from the coding sequence ATGAAAAAGATCATCGCCTCATTGGTTTCATTTTTTCTTTTATTGTCTCATGCCAATGCACAAACCTGTACAGGAACCGGCAGAATAAATTACCAGCGTTGGAATAACATCAGTGGTTCTGCCGTTTCAAACCTTACATCCAATGTAAATTATCCGAACAATCCGTCTGTCACCGGAACCAGAACCACGTTAGAGATGCCTACAAACCAGGGAAGTAATTTAGGTATCCGGATGTATGGATATATCTGTCCGCCAACCACCGGTAATTATATTTTCTGGATCGCCAGCGATGCAAGTGGTGAACTCTGGATAAGCACCACCAGCAGTTCGGCAAATAAAGTGCGGAGGGCTTATAACACCAGCTCCACCAATTCAAGGCAGTGGAATAAATACAGTACACAAAAATCGGTAGCTATTGCGCTTACTGCCGGCCAGTTGTATTATGTGGAAGCGTTGATGAAAGAAAGTAGCGGAAGCGATAACCTTGCTGTAGGATGGGCCAAGCCAGGCCAGTCAACCAGTTCACCAAGCCAGGTGGTCCCGGGATCAAGCCTGGTTGCCCAGTTACCCGATACCCAGGCGCCAACAGCACCTACTAACCTGGCTTCATCTGCTATCACTCAAAATTCCTTTACTCTTTCCTGGACGGCTTCAACAGATAATGTGGCTGTGACCGGTTATGATGTTTACCAGGATGGTGTGAAAATAAATGCAGCCAACATTACGGGCACTTCGTATAATGTCAGCGGTTTGACAGCTGCCACCACCTATGGCTATTATGTAAAGGCAAAAGATGCTGCAGGAAATGCTTCAGCCAACAGCAGTACCTTGAATGTTACTACAAGTTCACCGGATCTTACTCCCCCATCTGAACCAACAAACCTGCAGTCATCGATCATTACGCAAACAAGTTTTACACTGAAATGGACAGCGTCAACAGACAACATCGCTGTTGCGGGTTATGATGTGTACAGGGATGGAGTGAAATTGAATGCTTCGTTGATCACCACCACCACCTACAATGTATCGGGCCTTGTCACTGCCACCACGTATTCCATGACGGTAAAGGCGAAAGATGCTGCCGGCAACGAAAGCGCAGCAAGTGCAGCCCTGCCGGTGACAACCCTTATTTCTGAATCGCCCTCCGAAACATTTACCATGCGTACCATCCGGCTAACCAGCGGATGCCGCATGACCTGGTTTATGGCCCCGATAATAATATCTGGTTCACCGAAAGATTTGCGGGTAAAGTAA
- a CDS encoding glycosyltransferase family 39 protein, with the protein MLTTEVFLLNKKHTILLSLLVLLYLVNGICSINALSITADEGSHMAFGIKMLKGDPARTNPEKDNSKMPVTVLNVMPRAVEQVLHKNLTRNDWGTTDTIRGRYITLFFSVLIILLVFHWSRNLYGVNAGLFSAFLFVCCPNNMAHAVLVTTETYSVFFLLATMYCLWRFCNTGSNKHFIWFALMLAASQLVKQSLFHLYVLAPLCLLVYATVMKEKIKWSPLFIKTLIAAGISWVVINTGFVFWHMNTRLGDYHFMSSLFQKLQQLLPGRMPVPLSELFVTGLDQAKYYDQLGGGHPNSSFANVTILGQSSTGGSFWNYYFVSIFFKTPIPYLILAGWATFLCLRNSRFTGFMRNEFFLLAPVVYFLLLMSFLYNTQCGIRHLIFLYPLLFIFCGLVYKKAGKKGDQLLLLMLSLWLLMSVGQYFNNYYPYTNEFIGHKKNAWQYVGASNLNITQAEYLLDAHLKKHPEIKRAPEGPQTGKFVLVVDSYLDIWNTGKYQWIRKLRPVGHVEHSYLLFEVGEKDIEK; encoded by the coding sequence GTGCTTACTACCGAAGTATTTCTATTGAATAAGAAGCACACCATCCTCCTTTCACTGCTTGTTCTGCTGTACCTGGTAAACGGTATCTGTTCCATCAATGCCCTATCCATTACGGCCGACGAGGGCTCTCACATGGCTTTTGGCATCAAGATGCTGAAAGGCGACCCTGCCCGTACCAATCCGGAGAAAGATAACAGCAAGATGCCGGTCACGGTGCTGAATGTGATGCCCAGGGCGGTGGAGCAGGTCTTGCATAAAAACCTTACCCGCAATGATTGGGGCACCACCGACACCATCCGGGGCCGGTATATCACCCTGTTTTTTTCGGTGCTGATCATCCTGCTTGTTTTTCACTGGAGCAGGAACTTATATGGGGTCAACGCCGGGCTGTTCTCCGCTTTTTTATTTGTATGCTGCCCCAATAATATGGCGCATGCGGTTTTGGTGACCACCGAAACCTATTCCGTCTTTTTTTTGCTGGCCACCATGTATTGCCTGTGGCGGTTCTGCAATACCGGCAGCAATAAACATTTCATCTGGTTTGCCCTAATGCTGGCGGCATCGCAACTGGTGAAGCAATCCCTCTTTCATTTGTATGTGCTGGCGCCGCTTTGCCTGCTGGTTTATGCCACAGTGATGAAAGAGAAAATAAAATGGTCACCCCTTTTTATAAAGACACTCATCGCAGCCGGTATCAGCTGGGTCGTCATCAATACCGGGTTTGTTTTCTGGCACATGAATACGCGGCTGGGGGATTATCATTTTATGAGTTCGCTGTTTCAAAAACTGCAGCAGTTGTTGCCGGGCCGGATGCCGGTCCCTTTGTCTGAATTGTTTGTTACCGGTCTTGACCAGGCCAAATATTACGACCAGCTGGGCGGTGGCCATCCAAACAGTTCCTTTGCCAATGTGACCATACTGGGCCAAAGCAGTACCGGCGGCAGTTTCTGGAATTATTATTTTGTAAGCATCTTTTTTAAAACGCCCATCCCGTATCTTATCCTTGCCGGATGGGCAACGTTCCTCTGCTTGCGCAATTCCCGCTTTACCGGTTTTATGCGGAATGAGTTCTTCTTGCTGGCACCGGTTGTTTACTTTCTCCTGCTGATGAGTTTTTTATACAATACACAGTGCGGCATCCGGCATCTTATTTTCCTGTACCCCCTGCTGTTTATTTTTTGCGGACTGGTTTATAAAAAGGCCGGAAAAAAAGGGGATCAGTTATTACTTCTTATGCTCAGCCTGTGGCTGCTGATGAGTGTGGGGCAGTACTTCAATAATTATTATCCCTATACCAATGAATTCATCGGGCATAAAAAGAATGCCTGGCAATACGTGGGCGCCAGTAATCTCAACATCACCCAGGCCGAATACCTGCTGGATGCCCATCTTAAAAAACACCCGGAAATAAAAAGGGCGCCGGAAGGACCGCAAACCGGGAAATTCGTACTCGTGGTCGACAGCTATCTTGATATCTGGAATACCGGCAAATACCAATGGATCCGGAAATTAAGACCGGTGGGGCACGTGGAGCATAGTTATTTGCTGTTTGAAGTGGGTGAGAAGGATATTGAAAAGTAA
- a CDS encoding CAP domain-containing protein yields the protein MPFISMLHTHLNAKRNYFFTPLACLALFTSLLSFSEPKTTGLAGDVLHETNRFRRSNGLPELIMKEELNVLAQKHSADMARGLADFGHSGFSKRTAQAKKKIRLAGFFAENVAYGPTTASRVVSMWKNSADHRKNMLGNYEYMGIGIAKDRKGRLYYTVLYAG from the coding sequence TTGCCATTCATTAGTATGCTGCACACCCACCTGAACGCAAAACGCAATTATTTCTTTACCCCTCTTGCCTGCCTGGCTCTTTTTACCAGCCTCCTTTCTTTTTCGGAACCTAAAACAACCGGACTTGCCGGGGATGTTTTACACGAAACCAACCGGTTCAGGAGATCGAACGGCCTGCCCGAACTGATCATGAAAGAAGAACTGAATGTCCTGGCGCAAAAACACAGTGCGGACATGGCTCGTGGCCTTGCAGATTTTGGGCACAGCGGCTTTTCAAAAAGGACTGCCCAGGCAAAGAAAAAAATACGGCTTGCCGGTTTTTTTGCCGAAAATGTTGCCTATGGCCCAACTACGGCAAGCCGGGTGGTCAGCATGTGGAAGAACTCGGCAGATCACCGGAAGAATATGCTGGGCAACTATGAATACATGGGCATTGGTATAGCAAAAGACCGCAAGGGCCGCTTATATTATACCGTGCTGTATGCCGGTTGA
- a CDS encoding YdcF family protein, with translation MTRYILFLTASIYLASCSFSAKTSERYFEKAKGDTYDVIVVPGVPFTEKGWDSTMKARVYWSKYLYDRGIAKNIMYSGSSVYSPYYEGHVMALYAIALGIPKENVFSETRAEHSTENLYYSYHKSRKLGFNRIALSTDPFQAKQLRRYARVKVNKEVALIPILFDTLEAMRPMMINPDINYQQAYNKDFVPLPSRESFWKRFRGTMGKNVDKTAYK, from the coding sequence ATGACCAGGTACATTCTATTTTTGACAGCTTCGATCTATCTCGCATCGTGTTCATTTTCTGCCAAAACCTCCGAACGCTATTTTGAAAAGGCAAAAGGGGATACCTATGATGTGATCGTGGTGCCCGGTGTTCCCTTTACTGAAAAAGGATGGGACAGTACGATGAAGGCCAGGGTATACTGGTCAAAATATCTTTACGACCGGGGTATTGCCAAAAACATCATGTATTCCGGGTCTTCGGTTTATTCACCTTATTATGAGGGGCATGTAATGGCCCTGTATGCCATCGCCCTTGGTATTCCCAAAGAAAATGTTTTTTCAGAGACCAGGGCCGAGCACAGTACAGAGAACCTGTATTACTCCTACCACAAATCAAGGAAGCTGGGCTTTAACCGCATTGCCCTTTCCACTGATCCTTTCCAGGCGAAACAATTAAGAAGGTATGCAAGGGTCAAAGTAAATAAGGAGGTTGCGCTTATACCCATCTTATTTGACACACTGGAAGCCATGCGGCCAATGATGATCAACCCGGATATAAATTACCAGCAGGCCTACAACAAGGATTTTGTTCCCCTTCCGTCCCGTGAATCATTCTGGAAAAGGTTCAGGGGAACAATGGGAAAGAATGTAGATAAGACCGCTTATAAATAG